A genomic region of Nostoc sp. UHCC 0702 contains the following coding sequences:
- a CDS encoding DUF692 domain-containing protein, protein MFSHLPTLGVGLGFREPFKSDLFLNRQQVNFLEIVAEHYLDAPMQKQQELELLASHFPIIPHAINLSLGSAEGLDTDYLRKLARLIKQLNPPWWSEHICFTKAGGVDIGHLSPLPYTKEAVEVLCRNIAEVRRWVDVPLILENITYMVALPGAQMTEAQFLTEVVERCDCGLLLDVTNLYTNAMNYGYDVHDFLQQLPWERIVQLHFVGGHWHDGILIDSHSQSTPLEVWQLMDEVVARVSVKGIVLERDENLPPFAELTEELAKAREIGRSRGRWG, encoded by the coding sequence ATGTTTTCTCATCTCCCTACTTTAGGCGTGGGGTTGGGTTTTCGGGAACCATTCAAAAGTGACTTGTTTCTCAACCGCCAGCAAGTTAATTTTTTGGAAATTGTTGCTGAACATTATCTAGATGCACCTATGCAAAAACAGCAGGAGTTAGAACTGCTGGCTAGCCATTTCCCCATTATTCCCCATGCCATCAATTTATCGCTAGGCAGTGCTGAAGGTTTGGATACAGATTATTTACGCAAACTTGCACGACTTATTAAGCAACTTAACCCGCCTTGGTGGAGTGAACATATCTGCTTTACCAAAGCGGGGGGAGTCGATATCGGGCATTTATCGCCGCTACCCTACACCAAGGAAGCCGTGGAAGTCCTTTGTCGCAACATTGCCGAAGTGCGCCGCTGGGTTGATGTGCCATTAATTTTGGAAAATATTACCTATATGGTGGCGCTTCCAGGGGCCCAAATGACAGAGGCACAGTTTTTAACAGAAGTTGTAGAACGTTGTGATTGTGGGTTGCTGTTGGATGTCACGAATCTTTACACCAATGCCATGAATTACGGCTATGATGTGCATGACTTTTTGCAGCAATTACCTTGGGAACGCATCGTACAATTGCATTTTGTTGGTGGACATTGGCATGACGGTATATTGATTGATAGCCATTCTCAGTCAACACCTTTGGAAGTGTGGCAACTTATGGATGAAGTTGTTGCGCGTGTATCAGTAAAAGGAATCGTCCTAGAAAGGGATGAAAATTTACCACCCTTTGCAGAGTTGACAGAAGAATTAGCAAAAGCACGAGAAATTGGTAGGAGTCGTGGAAGATGGGGTTAG
- a CDS encoding TIGR04222 domain-containing membrane protein, with the protein MDAFLHNPIADMYGPDFLLFYSFVIVATLITCWRLVQDPTKNQPLPLISEKPDPYEIAYLRSLEAGVAHVALFDLIVEDYLQVGKQAIIKAVNPPQTFDLYPIEQQVFNNFSAASTVEDSIKLATQTVQPFCNGYEEQLQNEQLLHDDKWHEWNIKVGLIGAMIIFSLGGYKLLIALGKGRYNVGFLIAMGVISIIFLLWLVSRRSHLSHRGKRYLQQLQQTFAQLRTKVRFANPSIYDYNLLVALFGVEALAGTSYDSYHKAFFPPIDYGRTTSTYTRSSRSSSSRSSWSGSVSLSSSSSCSSSSSCSSSSSSSSSCSSSSCSSGSSCGGGCGGGCGGCGG; encoded by the coding sequence ATGGATGCATTTCTGCATAATCCGATCGCAGATATGTACGGGCCAGACTTTCTGCTGTTTTATAGCTTTGTAATTGTTGCAACGTTAATAACCTGCTGGCGGTTAGTCCAAGATCCAACCAAAAATCAGCCTTTACCATTAATTTCTGAGAAACCAGACCCTTACGAAATCGCTTATTTGCGTTCGTTAGAAGCGGGAGTTGCCCATGTGGCATTATTTGATTTGATTGTGGAAGATTATTTGCAAGTCGGCAAACAGGCGATCATTAAAGCAGTAAATCCTCCCCAAACATTTGATCTCTACCCAATAGAACAGCAGGTGTTTAATAACTTTTCTGCTGCTTCCACAGTTGAGGATTCTATTAAGTTGGCAACCCAGACAGTACAACCATTCTGTAATGGCTATGAAGAACAGTTGCAAAATGAACAACTGCTGCATGATGACAAATGGCATGAATGGAATATTAAAGTTGGCTTAATTGGGGCGATGATTATCTTCAGCTTGGGCGGTTATAAGCTTCTTATCGCTTTGGGTAAGGGACGCTATAACGTGGGTTTTTTAATTGCAATGGGTGTCATCTCCATTATCTTTCTTTTGTGGTTAGTTAGCAGGCGATCGCACCTCAGTCATCGGGGAAAAAGGTATCTGCAACAACTCCAGCAAACATTCGCCCAACTGAGAACTAAGGTAAGGTTTGCTAACCCTTCTATATATGACTACAACTTGCTGGTGGCACTCTTTGGCGTTGAAGCCTTGGCGGGAACCTCCTACGACTCCTACCACAAAGCATTCTTTCCCCCAATAGATTACGGTAGGACAACTAGCACATACACAAGGTCGTCTAGAAGTTCATCTAGTAGGAGTTCATGGAGTGGTAGTGTTTCATTGAGTAGTAGTAGTTCTTGTAGTAGTAGCAGTTCTTGTAGTAGTAGTTCTTCTAGCAGCAGTTCTTGTAGTAGCAGTTCTTGTAGTAGTGGCAGTTCTTGCGGTGGCGGTTGTGGCGGTGGTTGTGGCGGCTGTGGGGGTTAA